A stretch of Paludisphaera borealis DNA encodes these proteins:
- a CDS encoding RNA recognition motif domain-containing protein encodes MGKKLYVGNLPYSVASSDLDQWFSQYGTVQSAEVIIDRATGRSKGFGFVEMDTDAQADEAIAGLNDQEYEGRRLTVNEAKPRVARTSGGYGSGGGGGGGYGGGGGGRSGGGGGGYGGGGGGGGGGGGRRY; translated from the coding sequence GTGGGAAAGAAATTGTACGTAGGCAACCTCCCGTATTCCGTCGCCAGCTCTGACCTCGACCAGTGGTTCAGCCAGTACGGAACCGTTCAGAGCGCCGAGGTCATCATCGACCGCGCGACCGGCCGCAGCAAGGGCTTCGGTTTCGTCGAGATGGACACCGACGCCCAGGCCGACGAGGCCATCGCCGGCCTCAACGACCAGGAATATGAAGGTCGTCGGCTGACCGTTAACGAAGCCAAGCCCCGCGTAGCTCGCACCTCCGGCGGCTACGGCAGCGGTGGCGGCGGCGGTGGTGGTTATGGCGGTGGCGGCGGCGGTCGCTCCGGCGGCGGTGGCGGCGGCTACGGCGGTGGCGGCGGTGGCGGTGGCGGTGGCGGCGGTCGCCGTTATTGA
- a CDS encoding sulfurtransferase, producing MPADHDLLVTTEWLEDHLNDADVRVIDVRGYVVTRPIEPGVEQADYRGAIDEYLASHIPGAMYIDWTRDIVDLDDPVPAQIAGPEAFAEAMAVRGVGDQTHVVAVDHSGGQYATRLWWALNYYGHNRVSVLQGGWNRWVDEERPEASGPVNPPRAVFTPCARPELRLTAEQLAARLGDPELQLLDARDVGQYTAARRRGPRGGRIPGAASLPRERFFAKEGGFLQLDELRALVDKEGVTADRPVVAYCNGGVAATTILFNLARLGYTNLANYDGSWNEWGARLDLPVEA from the coding sequence ATGCCCGCCGATCACGACTTGCTCGTCACGACCGAATGGCTGGAAGACCACCTGAACGACGCCGACGTCCGCGTGATCGACGTTCGCGGGTACGTCGTGACCCGGCCGATCGAACCAGGGGTCGAGCAGGCCGATTACCGAGGCGCGATCGACGAATACCTGGCCAGCCACATCCCCGGCGCGATGTACATCGACTGGACGCGCGACATCGTCGACCTCGACGATCCGGTCCCCGCTCAGATAGCGGGCCCGGAGGCGTTCGCCGAGGCCATGGCGGTTCGGGGCGTGGGTGACCAGACACACGTCGTCGCCGTCGATCACAGCGGCGGCCAGTACGCCACGCGCCTGTGGTGGGCCCTTAACTACTACGGGCACAACCGCGTCAGCGTGCTGCAAGGGGGCTGGAACCGCTGGGTGGACGAGGAACGGCCCGAGGCGTCGGGCCCCGTGAATCCTCCCCGCGCGGTCTTCACGCCGTGCGCCCGGCCAGAGCTGCGGCTGACCGCCGAGCAGCTCGCCGCGCGATTGGGCGATCCCGAGCTTCAGCTTCTCGACGCGCGCGATGTCGGCCAGTACACGGCCGCACGACGGCGAGGACCGCGTGGCGGACGTATTCCAGGAGCCGCCAGCCTTCCTCGCGAGCGATTCTTCGCGAAAGAAGGGGGCTTCCTACAGCTTGACGAGCTTCGCGCGCTGGTCGACAAGGAGGGCGTGACAGCCGACCGACCGGTCGTCGCGTATTGCAACGGCGGAGTCGCCGCGACCACCATCTTGTTCAACCTGGCCCGGCTCGGTTACACGAACCTGGCGAACTACGACGGCTCGTGGAACGAATGGGGGGCGCGGCTCGACCTGCCGGTGGAGGCCTGA
- a CDS encoding zinc-dependent alcohol dehydrogenase family protein: MKAAVFESFGGPSEVLRIRDVPTPEPGPGEVRVRMIASPINPSDLMVVEGRYGVLPTLPSTPGFEGVGVVDKAGPGLMGRLVVGKRVAVINSKGGNWAEYAVIPWRQARPIAADIPDDQAATFFVNPATALAMVRHVLKVPKGEWLLISAAGSTLGKMIIKLGKHDGFKTLCVVRRSEAKAELVALGADAVISSSEGSVPEQVRAITGGDGPRYALDPVGGEAGTAIFRSLGTGGRLIVYGSLTGQPIEVDPRLVISGRRVVEGFWLGFWMRDRSIPASLLLFREIAALIRNDVLTSEIGASYALDDIVPAVREAAAVGRGGKVLLKLPGSSS; encoded by the coding sequence ATGAAAGCGGCGGTCTTCGAGTCGTTCGGCGGACCTTCGGAGGTCTTGCGAATCCGGGACGTCCCCACGCCCGAGCCGGGGCCGGGCGAGGTCCGCGTGCGGATGATCGCCAGCCCGATCAACCCGTCCGACCTGATGGTCGTCGAGGGGCGTTACGGCGTGCTTCCCACCTTGCCGTCGACGCCCGGCTTCGAGGGGGTCGGCGTGGTCGACAAGGCCGGACCGGGGCTGATGGGGCGGCTCGTGGTCGGCAAGCGCGTGGCCGTGATCAACTCGAAGGGGGGCAACTGGGCCGAGTACGCCGTGATCCCCTGGCGCCAGGCGCGGCCGATCGCCGCCGACATCCCCGACGACCAGGCCGCGACGTTCTTCGTCAACCCGGCCACGGCGCTGGCGATGGTCCGGCACGTCCTCAAAGTCCCGAAGGGGGAATGGCTGCTGATCTCGGCCGCCGGCTCGACGCTCGGCAAGATGATCATCAAGCTCGGTAAACACGACGGCTTCAAGACGCTCTGCGTCGTGCGACGCTCCGAGGCGAAGGCCGAGCTGGTCGCGCTCGGGGCCGACGCCGTGATCAGCTCGTCGGAAGGGTCGGTTCCGGAACAGGTTCGTGCGATCACGGGGGGCGACGGCCCTCGCTACGCCCTCGATCCGGTCGGCGGCGAGGCCGGCACGGCGATCTTCCGGTCGCTTGGAACCGGCGGCCGGCTGATCGTCTACGGCTCATTGACCGGTCAGCCTATCGAGGTCGATCCGCGCCTGGTGATCTCGGGACGGCGGGTGGTCGAAGGCTTCTGGCTCGGCTTTTGGATGCGTGATCGGTCGATTCCCGCGTCGTTGCTCCTGTTCCGAGAGATCGCCGCGTTGATTCGCAACGACGTCCTCACGTCGGAAATCGGTGCCAGCTACGCACTTGACGACATCGTGCCGGCTGTTCGCGAGGCGGCGGCCGTCGGTCGCGGCGGCAAGGTTCTTCTCAAACTCCCCGGTTCGTCGTCGTGA
- a CDS encoding Nif3-like dinuclear metal center hexameric protein, whose amino-acid sequence MTTVADVTRWLEDFAPSQLAESWDNVGLLWGDPGAPIERVMTCLTVTAETALEAVRERAGLIVSHHPVLFRETKRIRSDLPATAPLWALGRAGVAIASPHTAFDSAVDGINEGLCRRLGLLDTAPIRPIAAPSSFKVVVFTPESDRETVLAAAFGAGAGRIGDYSECSFAIPGQGTFFGDENTAPAVGRRGRRETVDELRLEMICLEDRLSAVLAAIRAAHSYEEPAVDVFPLNSTTTTIGAGRIGRLAEPRPLGEFALSAARALGLTTIQAAGDPESRVERVAVACGAGDDFLGDAVKLGAQVLLTGEARFHRALEARAAGVGLLVAGHYATERLGVEDLAGKIARTFPDLIVWPSRDERDPFAYLHTSGEAARHDPGAS is encoded by the coding sequence ATGACGACCGTCGCCGACGTGACTCGCTGGCTGGAAGACTTCGCGCCGTCGCAGCTGGCGGAGTCGTGGGACAACGTGGGGCTCTTGTGGGGCGATCCCGGTGCGCCGATCGAGCGGGTGATGACCTGCTTGACGGTGACGGCCGAGACGGCTCTTGAGGCCGTCCGCGAGCGGGCCGGGCTGATCGTCAGCCATCACCCGGTGCTCTTTCGCGAGACCAAGCGGATTCGTTCGGACCTGCCGGCGACCGCTCCGCTCTGGGCGCTTGGACGGGCCGGCGTGGCGATCGCGAGCCCTCACACGGCGTTCGATAGCGCGGTTGACGGGATCAATGAGGGCCTCTGCCGCCGTCTCGGGCTGCTCGACACGGCCCCGATCCGGCCCATCGCCGCGCCCTCCTCGTTCAAGGTCGTCGTGTTCACGCCGGAGTCCGACCGCGAGACCGTGCTCGCCGCCGCCTTCGGCGCTGGAGCGGGGCGGATCGGCGACTACTCCGAGTGCTCGTTCGCGATCCCCGGTCAGGGGACGTTTTTCGGCGACGAGAACACCGCCCCCGCTGTCGGCCGGCGCGGTCGTCGGGAGACGGTCGACGAGTTGCGGCTGGAAATGATTTGCCTGGAGGATCGGCTGTCGGCCGTCCTCGCCGCGATCCGCGCGGCGCACTCGTACGAGGAGCCGGCCGTCGACGTCTTCCCGCTCAACTCGACGACGACCACGATCGGAGCGGGCCGGATCGGGCGGCTCGCCGAACCGCGACCGCTCGGCGAATTCGCCCTGTCGGCCGCGCGGGCGCTCGGCCTGACGACCATCCAGGCGGCCGGCGATCCGGAATCGCGGGTCGAACGCGTGGCCGTGGCCTGCGGCGCGGGGGACGACTTCCTCGGCGACGCCGTCAAGCTTGGCGCCCAAGTCTTACTGACCGGCGAGGCTCGCTTTCACCGGGCGCTCGAAGCCCGCGCGGCGGGGGTCGGGCTACTCGTCGCCGGCCATTACGCGACCGAACGGCTGGGCGTCGAGGATCTTGCCGGCAAGATCGCTCGGACCTTCCCCGACCTCATCGTCTGGCCGAGCCGCGACGAGCGCGACCCCTTCGCCTATCTTCACACGTCGGGCGAGGCCGCGCGGCACGATCCGGGTGCAAGCTAA
- a CDS encoding aminotransferase class IV, with the protein MIWVEGRIVADDSLRISVLDRTFEHGLGLFETLRTWNGRPTLLPRHLSRLKRSAAQLRIPLDPNQQPTADDVRALLAADGREGDALLRITLSGGISESAGSTLWMRSSPLPAPAPATGLRLGPAGPARNDTLAGYKSLNYWPNRLLHENSRAEGFDECLMVDSTGSVREGSRTNIFFVVGGELMTPPCDGGIVPGIMRGVVVERAAALGIAVEEIGLNLFDRRIQPEEVFLTNAVRGVVPVGSWGDAHFPAPGPVTGRIRDDVTAWLKSGETT; encoded by the coding sequence ATGATCTGGGTTGAAGGCCGGATCGTCGCCGACGACTCCCTGCGAATCAGCGTGCTCGACCGCACGTTCGAGCACGGCCTGGGCCTGTTTGAAACCCTGCGCACCTGGAACGGCCGGCCGACGCTGCTGCCCCGGCACTTGAGCCGACTGAAACGGTCGGCCGCGCAGCTTCGCATCCCACTCGACCCCAACCAACAGCCGACGGCCGACGACGTCCGCGCCCTGCTGGCCGCCGATGGCCGCGAAGGAGACGCCTTGCTGCGGATCACGCTCAGCGGCGGGATCTCGGAATCAGCGGGCTCGACGCTCTGGATGCGGTCGTCGCCGCTCCCCGCGCCGGCCCCCGCGACCGGCCTGCGGCTCGGCCCGGCGGGTCCGGCCCGCAATGATACACTTGCCGGATACAAGAGCCTCAATTACTGGCCGAACCGGTTGCTTCACGAGAACAGCCGAGCCGAGGGCTTCGACGAGTGCCTGATGGTCGACTCGACCGGCTCGGTCCGCGAGGGGAGCCGAACGAACATCTTCTTCGTGGTCGGGGGGGAGCTGATGACGCCTCCCTGCGACGGCGGGATCGTGCCGGGTATCATGAGAGGCGTCGTCGTCGAGCGCGCGGCCGCGTTAGGGATCGCCGTCGAGGAAATCGGCCTGAATCTCTTCGACCGGAGGATTCAGCCCGAGGAAGTGTTCCTGACCAACGCGGTTCGAGGCGTCGTTCCGGTCGGCTCTTGGGGCGACGCCCACTTCCCCGCTCCTGGGCCCGTGACCGGGCGAATTCGAGACGATGTGACCGCCTGGTTGAAATCGGGAGAGACGACATGA
- the pabB gene encoding aminodeoxychorismate synthase component I — protein sequence MGVPETPTIVKTALDLAADRLAATVGAWPEPAILASGSGFGAAGRWTILAAYPRLVFEAVGDRWSIRNDDGSYETGTDPLAALASLASRFRLAETDQTPDADACPFQGGLIGFLGYDLAPSLERLPRKADRDSKLPDVRMALYDTAVVVDHEKDAVVLYAWDLTDEGREAIERRARFWRRALRRADESPRPLGASSLGPLTSNFDRDDYLKAVGRALDYIAAGDVFQINLSQRFAATGRVEPLDLFLRLQQESPAPFSAFLRWRNLAVVSASPEWFYQTRGDLITTRPIKGTRPRGATPEADQALAAELSASAKDRAELTMIVDLERNDLGRVCQFGSVRVVDSLVLESYAQVHHLVATVEGRLRPEIGPVDVIRAVFPGGSITGAPKIRAMEIIDELEPTRRSLYTGAIGYLGRGGASGFNIAIRTVLVEGDRVGYQVGGGIVADSDPEAEFEETMHKGRGLRRVLTGKDDPNDLG from the coding sequence GTGGGAGTTCCCGAGACGCCGACGATCGTAAAAACCGCCCTGGACCTGGCGGCCGACCGACTGGCCGCGACCGTCGGCGCCTGGCCCGAGCCGGCGATCCTGGCGAGCGGTTCCGGCTTCGGCGCGGCCGGCCGCTGGACGATCCTCGCAGCATACCCGCGCCTCGTCTTCGAGGCGGTCGGCGATCGCTGGTCGATCCGCAACGACGACGGCTCGTACGAAACCGGCACCGATCCCCTCGCCGCGCTGGCCTCGCTCGCGAGTCGCTTCCGGCTCGCCGAGACGGATCAGACCCCGGACGCCGATGCTTGCCCATTCCAGGGGGGCTTGATCGGCTTTCTGGGCTACGACCTGGCCCCGTCGCTCGAACGCCTGCCGCGCAAGGCCGACCGCGACTCGAAGCTGCCCGACGTCCGCATGGCACTTTACGATACGGCCGTCGTCGTCGATCACGAGAAGGATGCGGTCGTCCTCTATGCCTGGGATCTGACCGACGAGGGCCGCGAGGCGATCGAGCGCCGGGCGCGGTTCTGGCGACGGGCGCTGCGGAGGGCCGACGAGTCGCCCCGCCCCCTCGGCGCGTCGTCGCTCGGACCGCTTACCAGCAACTTCGACCGCGATGACTACCTGAAGGCCGTCGGCCGGGCGCTCGACTACATCGCGGCCGGCGACGTCTTCCAGATCAATCTCTCGCAGCGCTTCGCCGCGACCGGCCGCGTCGAGCCGCTCGACCTGTTCCTGCGACTCCAACAAGAGAGCCCCGCGCCGTTCTCGGCGTTCCTCCGCTGGCGCAACCTGGCCGTCGTCTCGGCGAGCCCGGAGTGGTTCTACCAGACCCGGGGCGACCTCATCACGACCCGGCCGATCAAGGGGACACGGCCTCGGGGAGCGACGCCCGAGGCCGACCAGGCGCTCGCCGCCGAGCTTTCGGCCTCGGCCAAGGACCGCGCCGAGCTGACCATGATCGTCGACCTGGAACGCAACGACCTCGGGCGCGTCTGCCAGTTCGGCTCGGTCCGCGTCGTCGATTCGCTCGTGCTGGAGAGCTATGCCCAAGTTCACCACCTGGTCGCAACGGTCGAAGGCCGGCTGCGCCCCGAAATCGGCCCGGTCGACGTGATCCGCGCGGTCTTCCCAGGCGGCTCGATCACCGGCGCTCCCAAGATCCGCGCGATGGAGATCATCGACGAGTTGGAGCCTACCCGCCGCAGCCTCTACACAGGCGCGATCGGCTATCTCGGCCGAGGCGGAGCGAGCGGCTTCAACATCGCGATCCGAACCGTACTCGTCGAAGGCGACCGCGTCGGCTATCAGGTCGGCGGCGGGATCGTCGCCGATTCCGACCCCGAGGCCGAATTCGAGGAAACCATGCACAAGGGCCGGGGCCTTCGCCGCGTCCTGACCGGAAAGGACGACCCGAATGATCTGGGTTGA
- a CDS encoding sugar phosphate isomerase/epimerase family protein, with protein sequence MIRNPLGLRLDPNRAIREQIQQAARLGARGVVLEASGDLAPHRLGETGRRELKHLLRSVELTLIAIHLPTRRTFDTTDQLDERVRRVDAAFAMTFDLGARIVLAQIGAAPDAEGEAARREVYTSAVASLARRAEHRGVRLAIENGAEPGQRLRTFLDALNDPSLAASVDPPSLLRAGIDPVTTARELGPWLAHAYAGDAVDSPNAPRNPRGVGFHPGSLDWEEYIGALEEVAYHGFLTVWPEPTADPARQFKAVVERISEIG encoded by the coding sequence ATGATACGTAACCCCCTGGGCCTGAGGCTCGACCCCAACCGCGCGATCCGCGAGCAGATCCAGCAAGCCGCCCGCCTGGGCGCGCGGGGCGTCGTGCTGGAAGCGTCCGGCGACCTCGCCCCGCATCGGCTGGGAGAGACCGGGCGTCGCGAGCTAAAGCACCTGCTCCGCTCGGTCGAGCTAACGCTGATCGCGATCCACCTGCCGACGCGCCGGACGTTCGACACGACCGATCAGCTCGACGAACGGGTCCGACGGGTCGACGCCGCCTTCGCAATGACGTTCGATCTGGGCGCGCGTATCGTGCTCGCTCAGATCGGCGCAGCGCCTGACGCCGAGGGCGAAGCGGCCCGCCGCGAGGTTTATACAAGCGCCGTCGCCTCGCTCGCCCGCCGCGCCGAGCATCGGGGCGTCCGCTTGGCGATCGAGAACGGCGCCGAGCCCGGACAGCGGCTTCGGACTTTCCTCGACGCCCTGAACGACCCGTCGCTGGCCGCCAGCGTCGATCCGCCGAGTCTGCTTCGCGCTGGGATCGACCCCGTGACCACTGCGCGCGAGTTGGGACCGTGGCTCGCCCACGCCTACGCGGGGGACGCAGTCGACTCGCCGAACGCCCCTCGCAATCCGCGTGGCGTCGGCTTTCATCCCGGCTCGCTCGACTGGGAAGAGTACATCGGCGCTCTGGAAGAGGTCGCCTACCACGGCTTCCTGACCGTCTGGCCCGAACCGACTGCCGATCCCGCCCGCCAGTTCAAGGCCGTCGTCGAGCGGATCAGCGAGATCGGCTGA
- a CDS encoding YceH family protein — protein sequence MSDSETTSTPAVSWVPLTPDERRVVGVLAEKAKTTPEYYPMTVAAIVTGCNQKSNRDPITNFDADDAEDILHTLRKKGATILVESGGRVQRWKHTLYDWLKVSKVELAVVVELLLRGPQTEGELRARASRMEPLADLAALQAQLDSLSARNLVIYLSPPGQKRGVTVTHGLYPPAELEKVRRAYAQSAAALGDDEEPPSRTSSSRAESSPASTAAWQAEATALRAEVEDLRGRVDTLAAELRDLRNALGA from the coding sequence ATGAGCGATAGTGAAACGACGAGCACACCCGCGGTCTCCTGGGTTCCGCTCACCCCCGACGAGCGGCGCGTGGTGGGAGTCCTCGCCGAGAAGGCCAAGACGACGCCCGAATACTACCCGATGACCGTTGCCGCGATCGTTACGGGCTGCAACCAGAAGTCGAACCGCGATCCGATCACCAACTTCGACGCCGACGACGCCGAGGACATCCTCCACACCCTTCGCAAGAAGGGGGCCACGATCCTCGTCGAATCGGGCGGTCGGGTGCAGCGTTGGAAGCACACCCTTTACGATTGGCTGAAGGTCAGCAAGGTCGAGCTGGCCGTGGTCGTCGAGCTGCTGCTTCGAGGCCCGCAGACCGAAGGCGAGCTTCGGGCGCGGGCGAGCCGGATGGAGCCCCTGGCTGACCTCGCCGCCCTGCAAGCCCAGCTCGATTCCCTCTCGGCTCGCAATCTCGTGATCTATCTTTCTCCCCCCGGGCAGAAGCGCGGCGTGACGGTCACGCACGGGCTTTATCCGCCCGCCGAGCTGGAGAAGGTCCGCCGCGCTTACGCACAGTCCGCCGCGGCGTTGGGCGACGACGAGGAACCGCCGTCGCGGACGTCGTCTTCCCGCGCCGAGTCGTCCCCCGCATCGACGGCCGCCTGGCAGGCCGAGGCGACCGCGCTCCGTGCCGAGGTCGAAGACCTGCGCGGCCGTGTCGACACCCTCGCCGCCGAGCTTCGCGACCTACGCAACGCCCTCGGAGCCTGA
- a CDS encoding glycosyl hydrolase family 38 encodes MSTPELEPTESAAEPAVSPETPPPPSPPRTGWTLVALIPDDGKQPPADLSDATAQNAWCAVSALWHPSLLARASGLPKIEPIQDPSGPTPREIRLAVGGTLNLLPSGYRTQAADAGAILLESGPDRDAMIRQIQELLGAVGTPETSDDAAMIDTARDFLALGLVHWLVRDLSIAMGHHDAINEEALARETLAGADAWQNGDRPTAVNRLRAAFEVLTQARERSYPVDAYLLDLCLLDPALPAGALAAPLESRVAITFLAQADAIESQARQDPERIAALCQAITDGWVDVVGGAYSEAEDPLLPLESTFWQLRRGGAVYREHLEERNVETFARRRFGLSTQVPQLARRFGFRFAVHFALDGGKFPIRSEPKRLWESPDGSNLESLLRVPMPADRPSRGLMFPWLLATTMRNDHVATVPLVHWPAPVASWYLDLRRAATHSPVFGRWTTLNDYFHLTDRPYETFRPQPDAYATPYLAQSAARREPEPISRLARHHRLRAGVEAVQWTRALALALSSALQGASAEPHEHDPADDVAAVENAVETGKHAEAATALETLEPLWAKVLAGKIGSAGSSTHPKPRPGYLVVNPLGVARRVAVVLPDAAADLRPEGGLRAAQLTDDGVAAVVDLPAFGFAWIPRECDPERPAAPLGNVSASGRVLKNESIEVEIDDESGGIRGIMGVGESTARLGQQFIMTGLGEADGKPIVSRMKRERFEVEYAGPALVQAVATSRLVDPADGRALARVDLRYRLWTGRPVVEIDVSLSDIDPNWAANAAGADPWKHYLACRWAWPDSSAMLRRTVFFTPELSELERPETPDALDVSTRRQRTAMIFGGLPYHQKAGGRMLDTLLVAGSETGRNFRVGVVLDLEHPFHAAQDWTSPAPVVATDDGPPAMGDRGWLMNVDHKAVAVTHVGFTPTTFDDRGWGLVVHLVETAGQAARCRLRFFRNPTWARQCDFQGEAVVDLNVDGDAVLLDLMPNELARIEVSFG; translated from the coding sequence ATGAGCACGCCCGAACTCGAACCGACCGAATCCGCCGCCGAGCCAGCCGTCTCGCCCGAGACCCCGCCCCCGCCCTCGCCGCCTCGGACCGGCTGGACGCTCGTCGCCCTGATCCCCGACGACGGCAAGCAGCCTCCCGCCGACCTCTCGGACGCGACGGCCCAGAACGCCTGGTGCGCCGTGTCGGCCCTCTGGCATCCCTCATTGCTGGCGCGGGCGTCGGGCTTGCCGAAGATCGAGCCGATCCAGGACCCGTCGGGCCCCACGCCGCGCGAGATCCGTCTGGCGGTCGGCGGGACGCTCAACCTCCTGCCGTCGGGCTACCGGACCCAGGCCGCCGACGCCGGGGCGATCCTGCTTGAATCAGGCCCCGACCGCGACGCGATGATCAGGCAGATCCAGGAGCTTCTGGGCGCGGTGGGCACGCCCGAGACTTCGGACGACGCCGCGATGATCGACACGGCCCGCGACTTTCTGGCCCTCGGCCTGGTTCACTGGCTGGTTCGCGACCTCTCGATCGCGATGGGCCACCACGACGCCATCAACGAAGAGGCTCTGGCCCGTGAGACCCTCGCCGGTGCCGACGCCTGGCAAAACGGCGACCGGCCGACCGCAGTCAACCGGCTCCGGGCCGCGTTCGAGGTGCTCACCCAGGCCCGTGAACGCTCCTATCCCGTCGACGCCTACCTGCTGGACCTCTGTCTGCTCGACCCGGCGCTGCCGGCCGGCGCGCTGGCCGCCCCTCTGGAATCGCGGGTGGCGATCACATTTCTGGCCCAGGCCGACGCGATTGAGAGCCAGGCCCGGCAGGACCCGGAGCGGATCGCGGCCCTTTGCCAGGCGATCACCGACGGCTGGGTCGACGTCGTCGGCGGCGCGTATTCCGAAGCCGAAGACCCGCTCTTGCCCCTCGAATCGACTTTCTGGCAGCTTCGTCGCGGCGGCGCGGTCTATCGCGAGCATCTCGAAGAGCGGAACGTCGAGACCTTCGCCCGTCGCCGGTTCGGCCTCTCGACCCAGGTTCCGCAACTCGCCCGCCGGTTCGGCTTCCGGTTCGCGGTCCACTTCGCCCTCGACGGCGGCAAGTTCCCGATCCGGTCCGAGCCCAAGCGGCTGTGGGAGAGCCCCGACGGCTCGAACCTCGAAAGCCTGCTGCGCGTTCCCATGCCGGCCGACCGTCCTTCGCGGGGCCTGATGTTCCCCTGGCTGCTCGCGACGACCATGCGCAACGACCACGTCGCGACGGTGCCGCTCGTCCACTGGCCGGCACCGGTCGCCTCGTGGTATCTCGACCTCCGCCGCGCCGCGACCCATTCGCCGGTGTTCGGCCGATGGACGACGCTCAACGATTACTTCCACCTGACCGACCGGCCCTACGAGACCTTCCGTCCCCAGCCTGACGCCTACGCGACCCCTTATCTGGCGCAGTCGGCGGCCCGTCGCGAGCCCGAGCCGATCTCGCGGCTGGCCCGGCATCACCGCCTCCGCGCGGGGGTGGAAGCGGTGCAGTGGACGCGGGCGCTGGCATTGGCCTTGTCGTCGGCCCTCCAAGGCGCTTCGGCCGAGCCTCATGAGCACGACCCGGCCGACGACGTCGCGGCCGTCGAGAACGCTGTCGAGACCGGCAAGCACGCCGAAGCGGCGACGGCCCTGGAGACGCTCGAACCGCTGTGGGCGAAAGTCTTGGCCGGAAAGATTGGATCGGCGGGTTCCAGCACTCATCCGAAGCCGCGGCCGGGCTACCTGGTCGTCAATCCCCTGGGCGTGGCGCGGCGTGTCGCCGTCGTCCTGCCCGACGCGGCGGCCGATCTGCGTCCGGAAGGGGGCCTTCGCGCCGCGCAACTGACCGACGACGGAGTGGCGGCGGTCGTCGACCTGCCGGCCTTCGGATTCGCCTGGATTCCGCGCGAGTGCGATCCCGAACGTCCCGCCGCGCCACTCGGCAACGTCTCGGCGAGCGGGCGCGTTCTCAAAAACGAGTCGATCGAGGTGGAGATCGACGACGAGAGCGGGGGGATTCGGGGGATCATGGGGGTCGGCGAATCGACGGCCCGGCTGGGCCAGCAGTTCATCATGACGGGCCTCGGCGAGGCCGACGGCAAGCCGATCGTCTCTCGGATGAAGCGCGAACGGTTCGAGGTCGAGTACGCCGGCCCGGCGCTCGTCCAGGCGGTCGCGACGTCACGGCTCGTCGATCCGGCCGACGGCCGCGCGCTGGCGCGGGTCGATCTTCGCTATCGACTCTGGACCGGCCGGCCGGTCGTCGAGATCGACGTCTCCCTGAGTGACATCGACCCCAACTGGGCCGCCAACGCGGCCGGGGCCGACCCCTGGAAACATTACCTCGCCTGCCGCTGGGCCTGGCCCGATTCGAGCGCGATGCTCAGGCGCACGGTTTTCTTCACGCCCGAGCTGAGCGAGCTGGAGCGGCCGGAGACGCCCGACGCGCTCGACGTCTCGACCCGTCGCCAGCGCACGGCGATGATCTTCGGCGGCCTCCCCTATCACCAGAAGGCCGGCGGCCGGATGCTCGACACGCTGCTCGTGGCCGGCTCAGAGACCGGGCGCAACTTCCGCGTCGGGGTCGTCCTCGATCTCGAACATCCGTTCCACGCGGCCCAGGACTGGACCTCCCCCGCTCCGGTGGTCGCGACCGACGACGGCCCCCCCGCGATGGGCGATCGCGGCTGGCTGATGAACGTCGACCACAAGGCCGTGGCGGTCACGCACGTCGGGTTCACGCCGACGACCTTCGACGACCGCGGCTGGGGCCTCGTCGTCCACCTCGTCGAGACCGCCGGCCAGGCCGCCCGCTGCCGGCTCCGGTTCTTCCGCAACCCGACCTGGGCGCGACAGTGCGACTTCCAGGGCGAGGCCGTCGTCGACCTCAACGTCGACGGCGACGCCGTGCTCCTCGACCTCATGCCCAACGAGTTGGCGCGGATCGAGGTCTCGTTCGGTTAG